GCATGGGTCTCTATCGCCGCCTGAACGAGATCGAGGACAAGCAGGGCATCGAGGCGTTCGCGGCCGAGATGATCGATCGCTTCGGTCCGCTGCCCGAGGCGACCAAGAATCTGCTGATCGTGATCGAGACGAAGCTCAACTGCCGCAAGGCCTGCATCGCCAAGCTGGATGTGGGTCCCAAGGGCGCGCTTGTCACCTTCTTCGAGGATCAGTTCCCCGATCTGGAAGGGCTGATCGCCTATGTGCAGCGGCTGAAGGGCACCGCCAAGCTGCGTCCGGACAGCAAGCTGGTGATCCAGCGCGACTGGCCGAATGCGGAAGGCCGGCTCAACGGCGCGTTGCAGCTTTCGCGGGGGCTCGCCAAGATCATCAAATGATCCGCCGCGCCCTGCCCCTCCTGCTGCTGAGCCTGGGCGCAATCGCGGGGTGCAGGGCGGCGGCGGCGGGCGCGCGGCCGGAGCGGATCGCTTATGGCGCCGATCCGCTCCAGCATGTCGATCTGTGGCGGCCCGAGGGCAAGGGCCCCTTCCCCGTCGTGCTGATGATCCATGGCGGCTGCTGGCGCACCCACGTCGCCACCGCCGACATCATGGACCGTGCCGCCGCCGATCTGCGCGCGCACGGCATCGCGGTGTGGAACATCGAATATCGCGGGATCGATCGACCGGGCGGCGGCTATCCGGGCACATTCCGCGATGTCGCGGCAGCGGCCGATCTGCTCGCACGGGAAGGCGCCCGCTACCGGCTCCGCACCGCTCCCGTCATGGCGATCGGCCATTCGGCGGGCGGGCATCTCGCCTTGTGGCTGGCGGCACGGCCCGACATCGCCCCCACGAGCCCCCTTCACGGCCCCGCCCCGCTCCCGATCGCCGCCGTCGTCAGTCTCGGCGGCCTGCCCGATCTCGAGGCCGCCGCCGCACCGCCGGGCGACACCTGCCGCGCCGAGTCCGTCCTGCAGCTCGTGGATACGGAGCACCGGCGCGATCCCTTCGCCGACACCTCCCCCGCGCGCCTGCCGCA
This DNA window, taken from Sphingomonas sp. AP4-R1, encodes the following:
- a CDS encoding S9 family peptidase, whose product is MIRRALPLLLLSLGAIAGCRAAAAGARPERIAYGADPLQHVDLWRPEGKGPFPVVLMIHGGCWRTHVATADIMDRAAADLRAHGIAVWNIEYRGIDRPGGGYPGTFRDVAAAADLLAREGARYRLRTAPVMAIGHSAGGHLALWLAARPDIAPTSPLHGPAPLPIAAVVSLGGLPDLEAAAAPPGDTCRAESVLQLVDTEHRRDPFADTSPARLPQPTIPILLINGIGDGIAPPDAAEAYAARVGNAGIRRIVVPGDGHMDEIAPGSASWTTARNIVMKRMSFVESVKIDRKMPE